Proteins from a genomic interval of Toxotes jaculatrix isolate fToxJac2 chromosome 5, fToxJac2.pri, whole genome shotgun sequence:
- the fan1 gene encoding fanconi-associated nuclease 1 isoform X2, which produces MTERADKNKLRRSLSLSRSKKKGNDTAGTSASAATTTPISSFFSSQPPSKLACPLCGQMVPRFRINEHIDLQCKNFERGDSSAASASNSVVPSIQLSPRRNLPKSPELDQKKEDVVRETKTSPYFKKNNVQQAPREIISKTVVRTIDLGSLSSKLSRKCHKVPERTQADDKHAPVHSEKEKDPPEMLSSSQKENIQIQSLEDKEDCVTVIDLTTTSAETPATVVDHLCSEKGHKLKQKAPTPGTFQKLVTPKLNSSSSKLAKRKKETTSTDKADFRKKAKFEGSRGPEERLSRESKAETADADKTESSEEINEKSAAVVNSDSLPDFGAQQTTSDQAVESLEQPRLPYYLRNFRTVLQAVLENEDDRTLFDQDDMSFVHAFEKLSVMGQKLYVRLFQRKLKWLQVNKLDYQEICSDLGPVAQELVQNGFLQSENDLEDLGEALDLLPAPELKALAKTFHLGSSGTQKQQLVDGLLRLSRQKSLFSLTPAQNNIRAVILKRAKQLAGSCVRLCRGPRAVFSRILLLFSLTDTMDEEEMAAGGQNQLFTILLVNSGRLAFPNYTVQRAAKVFQDREDLIRYEASMRSLQEIISAMQAGQWEEALELYTAAKRAWQELRKNHDLSHQEELPVFLRSFTTGWAYTRILSRGVEIFQRLRQYEEAVGELQSLLSQSVYCPDSRGRWWDRLALNLHQHLKKPEQAICAIRDGLSDTLVRTGHKLSLHQRAVRMKESASFKKYRLQLKDLQTVHVQDVKHVTIRGQLFPHEGGMGKSKFLLPANGEGNDSADATVICSVEELSLAHYRQHGFDQGIHGEGSTFSTLFGLLMWDIIFIEGIPDVFRNPYQTCPLDLYTDCFYENRKEAIDSRVQLLSEASVDTLHSMLEDVWTSQEGKVCSLVNWERFSSLQQAQSLVSCLGGAFLGGVIARMSKDYRHCRGGLPDLVVWNTSNNTYKLVEVKGPNDRLSQKQQIWLDELQKLGADVEGMLWQGVRLVT; this is translated from the exons ATGACCGAGAGAGCTGACAAGAACAAACTGAGGCGAAGTCTGTCATTGTCCAGGAGCAAGAAGAAAGGCAATGACACGGCTGGGACTTCTGCCAGTGCTGCCACCACAACCCCAATCAGCTCCTTCTTCAGCAGCCAGCCCCCATCTAAGCTGGCCTGCCCTCTGTGTGGCCAGATGGTACCAAGATTCAGGATCAATGAGCACATTGATTTGCAATGTAAGAACTTtgagagaggagacagcagtGCTGCATCAGCAAGTAATAGTGTTGTGCCAAGCATCCAGCTGTCACCCAGAAGGAACCTCCCAAAGTCCCCAGAGCTGGATCAAAAAAAGGAAGATGTGGTCAGAGAGACCAAGACCAGTCCTTATTTCAAAAAGAATAATGTTCAACAGGCACCACGGGAGATAATCAGTAAGACTGTGGTCAGGACGATTGACCTGGGAAGTCTCTCCTCCAAGTTATCTAGAAAGTGTCATAAAGTACCTGAGAGGACCCAGGCAGATGATAAACATGCACCAGTGCACtctgaaaaggagaaagatcCTCCTGAGATGCTCAGCAgctcacagaaagaaaatattcagattCAAAGTTTGGAGGACAAAGAAGATTGTGTGACGGTCATTGACCTGACAACAACCAGTGCTGAGACTCCAGCAACAGTGGTAGATCATTTATGCTCAGAAAAAGGACATAAGCTTAAACAGAAAGCACCAACACCGGGGACTTTCCAAAAACTGGTTACTCCAAAGTTGaactcctcttcctccaaactagcaaagaggaaaaaggaaacaacTTCCACTGACAAGGCTGATTTCAGAAAGAAAGCTAAATTTGAGGGGAGCAGGGGGCCAGAGGAGCGGTTGTCAAGGGAAAGTAAAGCAGAGACAGCTGATGCGGATAAAACTGAGAGTTCAGAGGAAATTAACGAGAAAAGTGCTGCAGTCGTTAATAGTGACTCGCTACCAGACTTTGGTGCTCAGCAAACCACCAGTGACCAGGCTGTTGAGAGCTTAGAACAACCTCGGCTTCCCTACTACCTCCGTAACTTCCGGACCGTATTACAGGCTGTACTGGAAAATGAGGACGACAGGACATTATTCGACCAGGATGATATGTCATTCGTACATGCATTTGAGAAGCTATCAG TCATGGGGCAGAAGCTGTACGTGAGGCTCTTTCAGAGGAAGCTGAAGTGGCTTCAAGTTAATAAACTAGATTATCAAGAGATATGCAGTGATCTGGGACCTGTTGCTCAGGAGCTGGTTCAAAACGGTTTTCTACAGTCAG AGAATGATCTTGAGGACCTAGGAGAGGCTCTGGATCTCCTGCCTGCTCCAGAACTCAAAGCTCTGGCTAAGACCTTCCATCTGGGCAGTTCTGGGACTCAGAAACAGCAGCTAGTGGACGGGCTTCTTCGTCTGAGCAGGCAAAAGTCCCTCTTCTCTCTTACCCCAGCTCAAAACAACATTAGGGCTGTCATCCTCAAAAG GGCGAAGCAGCTTGCAGGTtcctgtgtgcgtctgtgtcgTGGTCCTCGTGCTGTCTTCTCTCGCATCcttctgctcttttctctgactgacaccatggatgaggaggagatggCAGCTGGTGGACAGAACCAGCTTTTTACCATCCTGCTGGTCAACTCAGGACGTCTGGCCTTCCCGAACTACACAGTACAGCGTGCAGCTAAGGTGTTCCAGGACAGAGAGGACCTGATCAG atatgaagcatCTATGCGATCCCTGCAAGAGATAATCTCTGCTATGCAGGCAGGTCAGTGGGAAGAGGCCCTAGAGCTTTATACTGCTGCCAAAAGGGCTTGGCAGGAGCTGAGGAAAAACCATGACCTCAG TCATCAGGAAGAGCTGCCTGTGTTCCTGCGCAGCTTCACTACAGGATGGGCTTACACTCGTATCTTATCCAGAGGGGTGGAGATCTTCCAGAGGCTACGTCAGTATGAG GAAGCAGTAGGGGAGCTGCAGTCCTTACTGTCGCAGTCTGTTTACTGTCCTGACAGCCGAGGGAGATGGTGGGACAGACTGGCACTAAACCTTCACCAGCACCTCAAAAAACCTGAGCAA GCTATTTGTGCTATTAGAGATGGGCTGTCAGACACTCTGGTACGAACAGGACATAAACTCTCTCTGCATCAGAGGGCTGTTAGGATGAAAGAGTCCGCCAGCTTCAAGAAGTACCGACTGCAACTCAAAGACTTACAAACTGTTCATGTCCAAGATGTCAAACAT GTGACAATCCGAGGACAGCTGTTTCCTCATGAGGGAGGCATGGGGAAATCTAAGTTTCTTTTACCAGCTAATGGAGAGGGGAATGATAGTGCTGATGCCACTGTAATATGTTCTGTGGAAGAACTGTCTTTAGCACATTACCGCCAGCATGGTTTTGACCAAG ggaTCCATGGTGAGGGTTCAACTTTCTCTACCTTGTTTGGTCTTTTGATGTGGGATATAATTTTTATAGAAGGTATACCAGATGTTTTCCGAAACCCATACCAG ACATGTCCACTGGATCTTTACACTGACTGTTTCTATGAGAACAGAAAAGAGGCGATTGATTCTCGTGTTCAATTACTCAGCGAGGCGTCTGTGGACACACTACATAGCATGTTGGAGGATGTCTGGACCTCACAGGAGGGTAAAGTGTGTTCATTGGTCAACTGGGAGCGTTTCTCATCACTTCAACAGGCACAG TCTCTCGTGTCTTGCCTTGGTGGAGCCTTCTTAGGAGGAGTAATAGCAAGAATGTCAAAAGACTATAGACACTGCCGTGGAGGTTTGCCTGATCTAGTGGTGTGGAACACCTCAAACAACACTTACAAG CTGGTGGAGGTGAAGGGGCCCAATGACCGACTGTCCCAGAAGCAACAGATATGGCTGGATGAGCTGCAGAAACTGGGGGCTGATGTGGAG GGAATGTTGTGGCAAGGAGTGCGCCTTGTGACATGA
- the fan1 gene encoding fanconi-associated nuclease 1 isoform X1 — translation MTERADKNKLRRSLSLSRSKKKGNDTAGTSASAATTTPISSFFSSQPPSKLACPLCGQMVPRFRINEHIDLQCKNFERGDSSAASASNSVVPSIQLSPRRNLPKSPELDQKKEDVVRETKTSPYFKKNNVQQAPREIISKTVVRTIDLGSLSSKLSRKCHKVPERTQADDKHAPVHSEKEKDPPEMLSSSQKENIQIQSLEDKEDCVTVIDLTTTSAETPATVVDHLCSEKGHKLKQKAPTPGTFQKLVTPKLNSSSSKLAKRKKETTSTDKADFRKKAKFEGSRGPEERLSRESKAETADADKTESSEEINEKSAAVVNSDSLPDFGAQQTTSDQAVESLEQPRLPYYLRNFRTVLQAVLENEDDRTLFDQDDMSFVHAFEKLSVMGQKLYVRLFQRKLKWLQVNKLDYQEICSDLGPVAQELVQNGFLQSENDLEDLGEALDLLPAPELKALAKTFHLGSSGTQKQQLVDGLLRLSRQKSLFSLTPAQNNIRAVILKRAKQLAGSCVRLCRGPRAVFSRILLLFSLTDTMDEEEMAAGGQNQLFTILLVNSGRLAFPNYTVQRAAKVFQDREDLIRYEASMRSLQEIISAMQAGQWEEALELYTAAKRAWQELRKNHDLSHQEELPVFLRSFTTGWAYTRILSRGVEIFQRLRQYEEAVGELQSLLSQSVYCPDSRGRWWDRLALNLHQHLKKPEQAICAIRDGLSDTLVRTGHKLSLHQRAVRMKESASFKKYRLQLKDLQTVHVQDVKHVTIRGQLFPHEGGMGKSKFLLPANGEGNDSADATVICSVEELSLAHYRQHGFDQGIHGEGSTFSTLFGLLMWDIIFIEGIPDVFRNPYQTCPLDLYTDCFYENRKEAIDSRVQLLSEASVDTLHSMLEDVWTSQEGKVCSLVNWERFSSLQQAQSLVSCLGGAFLGGVIARMSKDYRHCRGGLPDLVVWNTSNNTYKLVEVKGPNDRLSQKQQIWLDELQKLGADVEVCHVAATGARGACLE, via the exons ATGACCGAGAGAGCTGACAAGAACAAACTGAGGCGAAGTCTGTCATTGTCCAGGAGCAAGAAGAAAGGCAATGACACGGCTGGGACTTCTGCCAGTGCTGCCACCACAACCCCAATCAGCTCCTTCTTCAGCAGCCAGCCCCCATCTAAGCTGGCCTGCCCTCTGTGTGGCCAGATGGTACCAAGATTCAGGATCAATGAGCACATTGATTTGCAATGTAAGAACTTtgagagaggagacagcagtGCTGCATCAGCAAGTAATAGTGTTGTGCCAAGCATCCAGCTGTCACCCAGAAGGAACCTCCCAAAGTCCCCAGAGCTGGATCAAAAAAAGGAAGATGTGGTCAGAGAGACCAAGACCAGTCCTTATTTCAAAAAGAATAATGTTCAACAGGCACCACGGGAGATAATCAGTAAGACTGTGGTCAGGACGATTGACCTGGGAAGTCTCTCCTCCAAGTTATCTAGAAAGTGTCATAAAGTACCTGAGAGGACCCAGGCAGATGATAAACATGCACCAGTGCACtctgaaaaggagaaagatcCTCCTGAGATGCTCAGCAgctcacagaaagaaaatattcagattCAAAGTTTGGAGGACAAAGAAGATTGTGTGACGGTCATTGACCTGACAACAACCAGTGCTGAGACTCCAGCAACAGTGGTAGATCATTTATGCTCAGAAAAAGGACATAAGCTTAAACAGAAAGCACCAACACCGGGGACTTTCCAAAAACTGGTTACTCCAAAGTTGaactcctcttcctccaaactagcaaagaggaaaaaggaaacaacTTCCACTGACAAGGCTGATTTCAGAAAGAAAGCTAAATTTGAGGGGAGCAGGGGGCCAGAGGAGCGGTTGTCAAGGGAAAGTAAAGCAGAGACAGCTGATGCGGATAAAACTGAGAGTTCAGAGGAAATTAACGAGAAAAGTGCTGCAGTCGTTAATAGTGACTCGCTACCAGACTTTGGTGCTCAGCAAACCACCAGTGACCAGGCTGTTGAGAGCTTAGAACAACCTCGGCTTCCCTACTACCTCCGTAACTTCCGGACCGTATTACAGGCTGTACTGGAAAATGAGGACGACAGGACATTATTCGACCAGGATGATATGTCATTCGTACATGCATTTGAGAAGCTATCAG TCATGGGGCAGAAGCTGTACGTGAGGCTCTTTCAGAGGAAGCTGAAGTGGCTTCAAGTTAATAAACTAGATTATCAAGAGATATGCAGTGATCTGGGACCTGTTGCTCAGGAGCTGGTTCAAAACGGTTTTCTACAGTCAG AGAATGATCTTGAGGACCTAGGAGAGGCTCTGGATCTCCTGCCTGCTCCAGAACTCAAAGCTCTGGCTAAGACCTTCCATCTGGGCAGTTCTGGGACTCAGAAACAGCAGCTAGTGGACGGGCTTCTTCGTCTGAGCAGGCAAAAGTCCCTCTTCTCTCTTACCCCAGCTCAAAACAACATTAGGGCTGTCATCCTCAAAAG GGCGAAGCAGCTTGCAGGTtcctgtgtgcgtctgtgtcgTGGTCCTCGTGCTGTCTTCTCTCGCATCcttctgctcttttctctgactgacaccatggatgaggaggagatggCAGCTGGTGGACAGAACCAGCTTTTTACCATCCTGCTGGTCAACTCAGGACGTCTGGCCTTCCCGAACTACACAGTACAGCGTGCAGCTAAGGTGTTCCAGGACAGAGAGGACCTGATCAG atatgaagcatCTATGCGATCCCTGCAAGAGATAATCTCTGCTATGCAGGCAGGTCAGTGGGAAGAGGCCCTAGAGCTTTATACTGCTGCCAAAAGGGCTTGGCAGGAGCTGAGGAAAAACCATGACCTCAG TCATCAGGAAGAGCTGCCTGTGTTCCTGCGCAGCTTCACTACAGGATGGGCTTACACTCGTATCTTATCCAGAGGGGTGGAGATCTTCCAGAGGCTACGTCAGTATGAG GAAGCAGTAGGGGAGCTGCAGTCCTTACTGTCGCAGTCTGTTTACTGTCCTGACAGCCGAGGGAGATGGTGGGACAGACTGGCACTAAACCTTCACCAGCACCTCAAAAAACCTGAGCAA GCTATTTGTGCTATTAGAGATGGGCTGTCAGACACTCTGGTACGAACAGGACATAAACTCTCTCTGCATCAGAGGGCTGTTAGGATGAAAGAGTCCGCCAGCTTCAAGAAGTACCGACTGCAACTCAAAGACTTACAAACTGTTCATGTCCAAGATGTCAAACAT GTGACAATCCGAGGACAGCTGTTTCCTCATGAGGGAGGCATGGGGAAATCTAAGTTTCTTTTACCAGCTAATGGAGAGGGGAATGATAGTGCTGATGCCACTGTAATATGTTCTGTGGAAGAACTGTCTTTAGCACATTACCGCCAGCATGGTTTTGACCAAG ggaTCCATGGTGAGGGTTCAACTTTCTCTACCTTGTTTGGTCTTTTGATGTGGGATATAATTTTTATAGAAGGTATACCAGATGTTTTCCGAAACCCATACCAG ACATGTCCACTGGATCTTTACACTGACTGTTTCTATGAGAACAGAAAAGAGGCGATTGATTCTCGTGTTCAATTACTCAGCGAGGCGTCTGTGGACACACTACATAGCATGTTGGAGGATGTCTGGACCTCACAGGAGGGTAAAGTGTGTTCATTGGTCAACTGGGAGCGTTTCTCATCACTTCAACAGGCACAG TCTCTCGTGTCTTGCCTTGGTGGAGCCTTCTTAGGAGGAGTAATAGCAAGAATGTCAAAAGACTATAGACACTGCCGTGGAGGTTTGCCTGATCTAGTGGTGTGGAACACCTCAAACAACACTTACAAG CTGGTGGAGGTGAAGGGGCCCAATGACCGACTGTCCCAGAAGCAACAGATATGGCTGGATGAGCTGCAGAAACTGGGGGCTGATGTGGAGGTGTGTCATGTGGCAGCTACTGGAGCCAGAGGAGCTTGTCTGGAATAA
- the fan1 gene encoding fanconi-associated nuclease 1 isoform X3, whose translation MTERADKNKLRRSLSLSRSKKKGNDTAGTSASAATTTPISSFFSSQPPSKLACPLCGQMVPRFRINEHIDLQCKNFERGDSSAASASNSVVPSIQLSPRRNLPKSPELDQKKEDVVRETKTSPYFKKNNVQQAPREIISKTVVRTIDLGSLSSKLSRKCHKVPERTQADDKHAPVHSEKEKDPPEMLSSSQKENIQIQSLEDKEDCVTVIDLTTTSAETPATVVDHLCSEKGHKLKQKAPTPGTFQKLVTPKLNSSSSKLAKRKKETTSTDKADFRKKAKFEGSRGPEERLSRESKAETADADKTESSEEINEKSAAVVNSDSLPDFGAQQTTSDQAVESLEQPRLPYYLRNFRTVLQAVLENEDDRTLFDQDDMSFVHAFEKLSVMGQKLYVRLFQRKLKWLQVNKLDYQEICSDLGPVAQELVQNGFLQSENDLEDLGEALDLLPAPELKALAKTFHLGSSGTQKQQLVDGLLRLSRQKSLFSLTPAQNNIRAVILKRAKQLAGSCVRLCRGPRAVFSRILLLFSLTDTMDEEEMAAGGQNQLFTILLVNSGRLAFPNYTVQRAAKVFQDREDLIRYEASMRSLQEIISAMQAGQWEEALELYTAAKRAWQELRKNHDLSHQEELPVFLRSFTTGWAYTRILSRGVEIFQRLRQYEEAVGELQSLLSQSVYCPDSRGRWWDRLALNLHQHLKKPEQAICAIRDGLSDTLVRTGHKLSLHQRAVRMKESASFKKYRLQLKDLQTVHVQDVKHVTIRGQLFPHEGGMGKSKFLLPANGEGNDSADATVICSVEELSLAHYRQHGFDQGIHGEGSTFSTLFGLLMWDIIFIEGIPDVFRNPYQTCPLDLYTDCFYENRKEAIDSRVQLLSEASVDTLHSMLEDVWTSQEGKVCSLVNWERFSSLQQAQSLVSCLGGAFLGGVIARMSKDYRHCRGGLPDLVVWNTSNNTYKETAYRPVTRVVWFAVAGGGEGAQ comes from the exons ATGACCGAGAGAGCTGACAAGAACAAACTGAGGCGAAGTCTGTCATTGTCCAGGAGCAAGAAGAAAGGCAATGACACGGCTGGGACTTCTGCCAGTGCTGCCACCACAACCCCAATCAGCTCCTTCTTCAGCAGCCAGCCCCCATCTAAGCTGGCCTGCCCTCTGTGTGGCCAGATGGTACCAAGATTCAGGATCAATGAGCACATTGATTTGCAATGTAAGAACTTtgagagaggagacagcagtGCTGCATCAGCAAGTAATAGTGTTGTGCCAAGCATCCAGCTGTCACCCAGAAGGAACCTCCCAAAGTCCCCAGAGCTGGATCAAAAAAAGGAAGATGTGGTCAGAGAGACCAAGACCAGTCCTTATTTCAAAAAGAATAATGTTCAACAGGCACCACGGGAGATAATCAGTAAGACTGTGGTCAGGACGATTGACCTGGGAAGTCTCTCCTCCAAGTTATCTAGAAAGTGTCATAAAGTACCTGAGAGGACCCAGGCAGATGATAAACATGCACCAGTGCACtctgaaaaggagaaagatcCTCCTGAGATGCTCAGCAgctcacagaaagaaaatattcagattCAAAGTTTGGAGGACAAAGAAGATTGTGTGACGGTCATTGACCTGACAACAACCAGTGCTGAGACTCCAGCAACAGTGGTAGATCATTTATGCTCAGAAAAAGGACATAAGCTTAAACAGAAAGCACCAACACCGGGGACTTTCCAAAAACTGGTTACTCCAAAGTTGaactcctcttcctccaaactagcaaagaggaaaaaggaaacaacTTCCACTGACAAGGCTGATTTCAGAAAGAAAGCTAAATTTGAGGGGAGCAGGGGGCCAGAGGAGCGGTTGTCAAGGGAAAGTAAAGCAGAGACAGCTGATGCGGATAAAACTGAGAGTTCAGAGGAAATTAACGAGAAAAGTGCTGCAGTCGTTAATAGTGACTCGCTACCAGACTTTGGTGCTCAGCAAACCACCAGTGACCAGGCTGTTGAGAGCTTAGAACAACCTCGGCTTCCCTACTACCTCCGTAACTTCCGGACCGTATTACAGGCTGTACTGGAAAATGAGGACGACAGGACATTATTCGACCAGGATGATATGTCATTCGTACATGCATTTGAGAAGCTATCAG TCATGGGGCAGAAGCTGTACGTGAGGCTCTTTCAGAGGAAGCTGAAGTGGCTTCAAGTTAATAAACTAGATTATCAAGAGATATGCAGTGATCTGGGACCTGTTGCTCAGGAGCTGGTTCAAAACGGTTTTCTACAGTCAG AGAATGATCTTGAGGACCTAGGAGAGGCTCTGGATCTCCTGCCTGCTCCAGAACTCAAAGCTCTGGCTAAGACCTTCCATCTGGGCAGTTCTGGGACTCAGAAACAGCAGCTAGTGGACGGGCTTCTTCGTCTGAGCAGGCAAAAGTCCCTCTTCTCTCTTACCCCAGCTCAAAACAACATTAGGGCTGTCATCCTCAAAAG GGCGAAGCAGCTTGCAGGTtcctgtgtgcgtctgtgtcgTGGTCCTCGTGCTGTCTTCTCTCGCATCcttctgctcttttctctgactgacaccatggatgaggaggagatggCAGCTGGTGGACAGAACCAGCTTTTTACCATCCTGCTGGTCAACTCAGGACGTCTGGCCTTCCCGAACTACACAGTACAGCGTGCAGCTAAGGTGTTCCAGGACAGAGAGGACCTGATCAG atatgaagcatCTATGCGATCCCTGCAAGAGATAATCTCTGCTATGCAGGCAGGTCAGTGGGAAGAGGCCCTAGAGCTTTATACTGCTGCCAAAAGGGCTTGGCAGGAGCTGAGGAAAAACCATGACCTCAG TCATCAGGAAGAGCTGCCTGTGTTCCTGCGCAGCTTCACTACAGGATGGGCTTACACTCGTATCTTATCCAGAGGGGTGGAGATCTTCCAGAGGCTACGTCAGTATGAG GAAGCAGTAGGGGAGCTGCAGTCCTTACTGTCGCAGTCTGTTTACTGTCCTGACAGCCGAGGGAGATGGTGGGACAGACTGGCACTAAACCTTCACCAGCACCTCAAAAAACCTGAGCAA GCTATTTGTGCTATTAGAGATGGGCTGTCAGACACTCTGGTACGAACAGGACATAAACTCTCTCTGCATCAGAGGGCTGTTAGGATGAAAGAGTCCGCCAGCTTCAAGAAGTACCGACTGCAACTCAAAGACTTACAAACTGTTCATGTCCAAGATGTCAAACAT GTGACAATCCGAGGACAGCTGTTTCCTCATGAGGGAGGCATGGGGAAATCTAAGTTTCTTTTACCAGCTAATGGAGAGGGGAATGATAGTGCTGATGCCACTGTAATATGTTCTGTGGAAGAACTGTCTTTAGCACATTACCGCCAGCATGGTTTTGACCAAG ggaTCCATGGTGAGGGTTCAACTTTCTCTACCTTGTTTGGTCTTTTGATGTGGGATATAATTTTTATAGAAGGTATACCAGATGTTTTCCGAAACCCATACCAG ACATGTCCACTGGATCTTTACACTGACTGTTTCTATGAGAACAGAAAAGAGGCGATTGATTCTCGTGTTCAATTACTCAGCGAGGCGTCTGTGGACACACTACATAGCATGTTGGAGGATGTCTGGACCTCACAGGAGGGTAAAGTGTGTTCATTGGTCAACTGGGAGCGTTTCTCATCACTTCAACAGGCACAG TCTCTCGTGTCTTGCCTTGGTGGAGCCTTCTTAGGAGGAGTAATAGCAAGAATGTCAAAAGACTATAGACACTGCCGTGGAGGTTTGCCTGATCTAGTGGTGTGGAACACCTCAAACAACACTTACAAG GAAACTGCATATAGACCTGTGACACGGGTTGTCTGGTTTGCTGTAGCTGGTGGAGGTGAAGGGGCCCAATGA